A stretch of Limanda limanda chromosome 7, fLimLim1.1, whole genome shotgun sequence DNA encodes these proteins:
- the cxxc1a gene encoding CXXC-type zinc finger protein 1a: MNTLVAGYQFPVENQLHLLPGRCQSEEAATELGPEEEEGGREDEGEEGGRGGARVALETRNSPVYCVCRKPDINCFMIGCDSCSEWFHGSCIGVSEKAAKAIRVWYCPSCRDRNSSLEIKYRPKKIKEKEEKEAGPDGDDTLEADGSSTPHPKMDRRRSSQIKRSARMCGECEACLRTEDCAQCDFCKDMKKFGGPNKIRQKCRLRQCEVRARKMLRVRDEEMARSGARGRSLLRTGSGHQTDDDEDDEEEDEVFSESELELYEQYRAAGYRDMVWHSEDEDTQSDSPRKKAVKVKHVKRQEKKPEKKKTVSVPKEEVKPRRHKAKQRHKERVRHSERALEGGVKEVGGSVRQCLGPGCVEPARTSSKYCSDDCGMKLATNRIYEILPQRIQQWQQSPCIAEEMGRRQLERIRREQQAARLRLTLMEKRFHELEGIIANAKLQQVQQHEEVTEGDGDDTDLQIFCVSCSHPVNPKVALRHMERCYAKYESQTSFGSMYPTRIEGATRLFCDVYNPQSKTYCKRLQVLCPEHSRDPKVPADEVCGCPLVKDVFEPTGEFCRVSKRKCNKHYCWEKLRRAEVDLERVRVWYKLDELFEQERNLRTAMTNRAGLLALILHQTIQHDPITTDLRSAKDR, translated from the exons ATGAACACGCTTGTAGCTGGATACCAGTTCCCAGTCGAGAACCAGCTTCATCTGTTACCAGGACGATGTCAG tctgaGGAGGCAGCGACCGAACTGGgccctgaagaggaggagggaggacgtgaagatgaaggtgaagagggaggaagaggaggagcacgGGTTGCCTTGGAAACCCGCAACTCCCCTGTTTACTGCGTCTGCAGGAAGCCAGACATCAACTGTTTCAtgat AGGGTGCGACAGCTGTTCTGAGTGGTTTCATGGAAGCTGTATTGGAGTTTCAGAGAAAGCAGCTAAAGCCATCAGAGTGTGGTACTGTCCGTCCTGCAGAG ACAGAAACTCGTCTCTGGAGATTAAATACCGTCCGAAGAAGataaaggaaaaggaggagaaagaggcgGGGCCAGATGGAGACGACACGCTTGAGGCAGATGGAagctccaccccccaccctaagatggacaggaggaggagctctcaG ATCAAGCGTTCGGCCAGGATGTGTGGAGAGTGCGAGGCGTGCCTGAGGACGGAGGACTGCGCTCAGTGCGACTTCTGCAAAGACATGAAGAAGTTTGGAGGTCCCAACAAAATCCGACAGAAGTGCCGACTCAGGCAGTGTGAGGTCCGAGCGAGG AAGATGCTTCGGGTCCGAGACGAGGAGATGGCTCGGAGCGGCGCCAGGGGGCGGAGCCTTTTGAGGACAGGGTCAGGGCATCAGACAgacgatgatgaggatgatgaggaggaagatgaggtttTCAGCGAGAGTGAGCTGGAGCTTTACGAGCAGTACAGAGCTGCCGGATACAGAGACATG GTGTGGCACAGCGAGGACGAAGACACTCAGTCAGACTCTCCGAGGAAGAAGGCGGTGAAGGTGAAACACGTGAAGAGACAAGAGAAGAAGCCGGAGAAAAAG AAGACTGTGTCCGTTCctaaagaggaggtgaagccaCGGCGCCACAAAGCGAAGCAGCGGCACAAGGAGCGCGTGCGGCACAGCGAGCGAGCCTTAGAGGGCGGAGTCAAAGAGGTGGGCGGGTCCGTGAGGCAGTGTCTGGGTCCAGGATGTGTGGAACCAGCGAGGACCAGCTCTAAATACTGCTCAGATGACTGTGGGATGAAGCTCGCCACCAA tCGTATCTACGAGATCCTGCCTCAGAGGATCcagcagtggcagcagagtCCGTGCATTGCAGAGGAGATGGGGCGGAGACAGCTGGAGCGAATCAGGAGGGAGCAGCAGGCGGCGAGACTCCGCCTCACGCTGATGGAAAAACGTTTTCACGAGCTCGAAGGCATCATCGCCAACGCCAAACTGCAGCAGGTCCAACAGCATGAGGAG gTGACTGAAGGTGACGGTGATGACACTGACCTTCAGAtcttctgtgtgtcctgcagtcACCCCGTCAACCCAAAGGTGGCGCTGAGACACATGGAGAGATGCTATGCTAAG TATGAGAGTCAGACGTCGTTCGGCTCCATGTACCCAACACGTATAGAAGG agcCACCAGGTTGTTCTGTGATGTGTATAACCCTCAGAGTAAGACGTACTGTAAGCGGCTGCAGGTTTTATGTCCTGAACACTCCAGAGATCCAAAG GTCCCGGCTGACGAGGTCTGCGGCTGTCCTCTGGTGAAAGACGTCTTCGAGCCGACCGGAGAGTTCTGCCGCGTTTCTAAGAGGAAGTGTAACAAACATTACTGCTGGGAGAAACTGCGCCGGGCAGAGGTCGACCTGGAGCGAGTCCGAGTG TGGTACAAACTGGACGAGCTGTTCGAGCAGGAGAGGAACCTGAGGACGGCCATGACCAACCGAGCTGGTTTACTGGCTCTGATACTGCACCAGACGATCCAGCACGACCCAATCACCACTGACCTGCGCTCTGCCAAGGACCGGTAG
- the zgc:113363 gene encoding myoD family inhibitor yields MEVTSHTSNPTEGGVSHNPNQSECISSQPTANGTLPHQDAEEAPPPPSDRSEDDLSDDSLTGSSSTNDVSRLLPPHPITAPRKQKGVDDSSVSPGPVRAPPPPSSSYSRHSCSLPHHHHRPHHHQSASQKRLSSTKSHASIKSDAAHIKEVAGDDCCVHCLLACLFCETLSMCFAVGECLACGVGGAGCCSAADGCCCCCVEAAGEAACTEEACQAVLDCGILEDCCGSSDCMDICLECCSLCFPS; encoded by the exons ATggaagtgacatcacacacCTCCAACCCCACAGAGGGCGGAGTCAGTCATAACCCAAACCAATCGGAATGCATCTCGAGTCAGCCAACAGCCAATGGGACGCTGCCACATCAAGACGCAG aggaggccccgccccctccctctGATAGGTCAGAAGATGACCTCAGCGATGACTCTTTGACAGGCAGCTCCTCCACCAATGACGTCTCTCGactgctgcccccccaccccatcacAGCTCCCCGCAAACAGAAAG gtgtgGACGACTCATCAGTGTCTCCTGGTCCTGTccgtgctcctcctcctccatcatctaGCTATAGCAGACACAGCTGCAGccttcctcatcatcaccatcgTCCCCACCATCATCAGAGCGCCAGTCAGAAGCGTCTGTCCTCCACTAAAAGCCACGCCTCCATAAAAAGCGACGCTGCCCACATCAAGGAGGTCGCTGGAGATG aTTGCTGTGTCCACTGTCTCCTGGCCTGTCTGTTCTGCGAGACGCTGTCCATGTGTTTTGCAGTGGGGGAGTGTCTAGCGtgcggagtgggcggggccggATGCTGCAGCGCCGCTgatggttgctgctgctgctgcgtggaGGCGGCGGGGGAGGCGGCCTGCACGGAGGAGGCGTGTCAAGCCGTGCTGGACTGTGGGATCCTGGAGGACTGCTGTGGCTCGTCCGACTGCATGGACATCTGTCTGGAGTGCTGCTCCCTCTGCTTCCCCTCGTag
- the tfe3a gene encoding transcription factor E3a encodes MSGVTSDQVLNRTGSGPDRMEVGIFQPQTVFVILDSAETLNLLRVESGIVADIEVDNLLPLGCDAFYEIKSQPISISTSAAASSPSSSSSSSLTSVMSSRVLMRQDLMRQQTLEAEFKEAQQHHHQFRSSDSSLPVSVSSSCKPPAQVPVEVLKVQTHLENPTRYHIQQAQQQQVRQYLCTNQTTIAPGTANHRPSELSLSHSPQLSSAPGLRPGDGAQEVEDTVIDDIISLESSLNDEFLTLMDSGLQLANTLPVSGTMLDVYSSNGGMATPAVTVSNSCPAELHAIKTELFEVETKTLVKERQKKDNHNLIERRRRFNINDRIKELGDLIPKSTDLEMRWNKGTILRASVDYIRKMQKEQQRAREVEERQRRLENANHSLLLRIQELELQARLHGLTSSSSSPPPASSSSTLLSPTLPHPFSSLAPPSLDLDALSFVELDEPRGASTVFSADLMADVGLTELQSLGDILMQEGGGRGGGLMSDPLLSCGASKSSSRRSSWSMEEDL; translated from the exons ATGTCAGGTGTCACCTCGGACCAGGTCCTGAATCGAACCGGATCCGGGCCGGACCGGATGGAGGTCGGGATCTTCCAGCCCCAGACCGTGTTCGTCATCCTGGATTCGGCTGAAACACTCAATCTGCTCCG GGTGGAGTCTGGGATCGTCGCCGACATCGAGGTCGACAATTTGTTGCCTTTAGGCTGCGATGCCTTCTACGAGATCAAGagtcagccaatcagcatcag tacatcagcagcagcttcctccccttcctcatcatcatcttcctcactgACGTCCGTGATGTCATCCAG ggtgTTGATGCGTCAGGACCTGATGCGTCAGCAAACTCTGGAGGCGGAGTTTAAGGAGGCGCAACAGCATCATCATCAGTTTCGTTCCTCTGACTCCTCGTTGCCTGTCTCTGTGTCATCCTCCTGCAAACCTCCTGCTCAGGTTCCTGTGGAGGTGCTaaag GTGCAGACTCACCTGGAGAACCCGACCCGGTATCACATCCAGcaggctcagcagcagcaggtgcgtcAGTATCTCTGCACCAATCAGACAACCATCGCCCCCGggacagccaatcacaggccaTCTGAGCTGTCATTAAGCCACTCCCCCCAGCTGAGCTCTGCCCCCGGACTGCGACCAGGAGATGGCGCACAGGAA GTGGAAGACACCGTcattgatgacatcatcagcctGGAATCGAGCCTCAACGACGAATTCCTGACACTGATGGACTCCGGACTACAGCTCGCCAACACg CTGCCTGTCTCTGGGACGATGCTGGACGTGTACAGCAGCAATGGAGGGATGGCCACGCCGGCCGTCACCGTTAGCAACAGCTGCCCGGCCGAGCTTCACGCCATCAAGACCGAGCTGTTCG aagtggAGACAAAAACTCTGgtcaaagagagacagaagaaggaCAACCACAACCTCA tcgagaggaggaggaggttcaaCATCAACGACCGCATCAAAGAACTCGGAGACCTGATCCCCAAATCCACCGACCT GGAGATGAGGTGGAACAAAGGGACCATCCTGAGGGCGTCGGTGGATTACATTCGCAAAATGCAGAAAGAACAGCAGAGGGCgcgagaggtggaggagagacagaggaggctgGAGAACGCCAACCACTCGCTGCTGCTGCGCATacag GAGCTGGAGCTCCAGGCTCGTCTGCATggcctcacctcctcctcttcttcgcctccccccgcctcctcctcctctactcttcTTTCCCCAACTCTACCTCACCCCTTCTCCTCCCTGGCGCCTCCCTCCCTGGATCTGGACGCCCTGAGCTTCGTGGAGCTGGACGAGCCTCGGGGGGCTTCCACTGTCTTCTCTGCCGACCTGATGGCGGACGTGGGGCTGACGGAGCTCCAGAGCCTGGGAGACATCCTGATGCAGGAGGGGGGAGGTAGGGGAGGGGGCTTGATGTCGGACCCCCTGCTGTCCTGTGGAGCGTctaagagcagcagcaggaggagcagctggagcatGGAGGAGGAcctctga